The Gemmatimonas sp. sequence ACACGCGTCGCCGCGGTGCGATGTCCCTCATCCGTCCCGCAACTCGGCATGGAGCCAGGCGCGCGCCATGGTCCACTCGCGCGACACGGTGGCTGCGGAGATCGACAGGAGTTCCGCGATCTCGTCGAGTGTGAGGCCGACGAAGAACTTGAGCTCTACGATCTTCGCTTGTCGTGCGTCGACCTCCTCGAGTCGCGTGAGCGCTTCGTGCACACCGACGACATCGTTGACCGCATCCGGCGCGGCGGGTGTTGCGTCGGCCGTGGCTGGATCGAGGGTCACCTGCAGACCGCGATCGCGTCGCTCGGCGGCGGTGCGTCGGGCGTGGTCCACGAGGATGCGGCGCATCATGGTGGCCGCAATGCCGAAGAAATGCGCGCGGCTCTTCCACGGCGCGTCCTGACCCATCAGGCGGAGGTAGGCCTCGTGTACCAGCGCGGTCGGCTGGAGCGTGTGATCCGCGCGCTCGCGCCCGAGGTAGATCTCCGCCAGCTGGTGCAACTCGGCGTATACGCGTCGGGCGGCGGCATCCTGCATCGACGCGTCCCCCCGCTGTGCGGCGGCCAGCACTTCGGTCAGGGACGTCTGATCGGAAAAAGGGAGGTCGGTCACGGCCCCCATAAGGTGACGCTGCCTTCATGAATCGGCTAGGGCGTGCCTCGCGAATCCGACCGCAAGTGAGTGCGCGCTATTCGATGGTGTTGAGCACATCCGCCGTACGCCGCGCCAACAAGGTGCGCAGCAGCGACGGTTGGTAGCGTCGGGTCACACTGATCGCGTGGAACTCTTCAAAGAGATCGGGCACGGCGCAGTATTCCTGCAGCCGGCCATCG is a genomic window containing:
- a CDS encoding ECF-type sigma factor is translated as MTDLPFSDQTSLTEVLAAAQRGDASMQDAAARRVYAELHQLAEIYLGRERADHTLQPTALVHEAYLRLMGQDAPWKSRAHFFGIAATMMRRILVDHARRTAAERRDRGLQVTLDPATADATPAAPDAVNDVVGVHEALTRLEEVDARQAKIVELKFFVGLTLDEIAELLSISAATVSREWTMARAWLHAELRDG